In Snodgrassella alvi wkB2, the DNA window CTATGTTCAAGTATTATGCGCAGTTGCGTATGGATAAAAACTACCCGCTTACCCAGCCCTGTCCATGGCTGCCGGGAGCATTTATTAATACCGCTCATGGCAGCCGTGGATTGATTACTGCTCCGCTATGCGCTGAAGCTATAGCTGCATCTATTCTTGGTTTGCCCTCTCCTTTATCGGTACGCTTACAGCAGGCTTTACATCCGAATCGTTTACCCATCAGGATGCTCACTCATCACCAATCATTCACATTTGCTGCACAGACTAAGTAACATTTTGCATATATATAATGTTATAGGGTATCATTTATGTAATGTTATATAGTAACATTCTTGATTAAAATTGCTTATTAAAGGCTCAGTATGTTTTCACTCTTGCTTTGCGGAGCAATAAAACGTCTGTCATGGGTAAGCCTGATTCTGGTTTTACTCTGGTTAATGTATGCATGGGCGGTGTGCGGATCATGAGTATTCAGCTTGAAAATGTTACTGTGAGCTATAGACATCGACCGGCTATTCATCATATCAATATTGATTTTAATATGAATGAGATGTGGGCTATATTTGGTCCAAACGGAGCGGGTAAATCAACTTTGCTTAAAGCCATTATGCATCTTGTTCGCCCTGATAGCGGCCAAATTAGCTGGGGAAAATTGCAGCGCTCTGATATTGCTTATCTGCCTCAGCAGTCGGATATTGATCGTAGCCAGCCGATGAGTGTATTTGAACTGGTAGCAATGGGTTTATGGTATGAAACCGGTTTTTTTGCCAGTATATCTAAAGCCATGTATCAGCGAATTTTTAATGTACTTAACCAGGTAGGGATGTTGCAATATAAAGACCGCAGTATTGCTCAGCTTTCTAACGGACAGTTTCAACGCATATTGCTGGCGCGTATGCTGATTCAGAATGCAAGTGTATTATTACTGGATGAACCATTTAATGCTGTCGATGCGTCAACCACATTTGCTTTACTGGATATACTCAAGACATATCAGCAGCAACAAAAATGTACTGTTATTACCGTTTTGCACGATTATGAACAAGTACAAGCCTATTTCCCCAATACGCTATTAATTGCCCGTGAAAAAATTGCAGCAGGTAAAACGGATAAAGTAATAACAGAAAATAATCTGCAAAAGGCAGCGGCAGCTATGCAGCAATATGAACAAAACCAGTGGTGTGACAGGTAAAACTGATGAATATTGTCCATTTACTTACAGAACCTTTTGCTGATTATGATTTTATGCGTTATGCACTCTGCTCTATTGTATTTCTTGCTTTGGGGACGGCACCGGTAGGGGTTTTTCTGATGATGCGCCGCATGAGTCTGGTTGGTGATGCTTTAGGCCATGCAATTTTACCGGGTGCTGCCGCTGGTTATATGATTGCCGGTCTCAGTCTGCCTGCAATGAGTTTAGGTGGCTTTATTGCCGGTTTACTGATGGCTTTACTGGCCGGTCTGGCCAGCCGCTTTGCCGATGTACGTGAAGATGCCAGCTTTGCAGCTTTTTTTCTTACCTGTCTGGCTTTAGGCGTGGTGTTGGTCAGTCGTGGCGGTAATAGCGTCGATTTACTGAATTTATTATTCGGCTCAATTTTATCGGTTGATCGTGCGGCCTTAACTTTGGTTGCGGTAGTCAGCAGTATAACCATGCTGGTACTGGCTGTTATTTACCGGCCGCTAATGCTGGAAAGTATCGATCCGCTGTTTCTGCGTGCCGTAAACGGAAAAGGGACACTTTGGCATATTATTTTTTTAATTCTTGTCGTCTTGAATCTGGTAGCTGGTTTTCAGGCATTAGGTACCCTGATGTCTGTAGGCTTGATGATGTTACCGGCTATCAGCGCAAGGCTATGGCATAAAACGATGGGCGGCATGATGACGATTGCTGCCGGTATTGCCATAGTTTGCGGATTTATCGGATTACTGCTTTCTTACTATATAGATCTGCCTTCAGGTCCGGCAATTATTTTGTGTTGTGGTTTTGTTTATATTCTGTCTTTATTTATTGGTTGTGAAAACGGTATTTTATGGTGGTTATATAAACGTCACCGTCATCATATTACCTGAAAAATTTTCAGTAAACTCATTTTAGGATATTAGTTGATGAAACGTGGTCTGTTTATCTGTCTGTTAACTTTATTTCTGACTGGTTTAGCCAGCATAATTCATGCAGCACCATTACCGGTAATCACAAGCTTTAGTATTCTGGGAGATGTTACACGGCAAATCGGCGGTGAACGAGTACAGGTACGAAGCCTGATTGGTACTGATCAGGATGCGCATATGTATCAGTTAGTAAGTAAAGATTTACGTGACATGCGTACTGCTAAACTGATTTTGCTTAATGGACTGGGGCTTGAACCTCTTGCTTTGCAACGTGCCGCTCAGCAAAGCCGAGTACCTTTGTTTACTGTTACTCAGAACATTAAGCCGTTAATGCTGGCTGATGACGGTCACGGACATCATCAGCATACCGATCCGCATGTCTGGAATGACCCTGTTCTCATGCAAATATATGCACGCAACATTGCTAATGCTCTGATAAGTGTGGATCCGCAAGGTAAAGCCTATTATCAGCAGCGTCTGACTGCATATCAGCAACAACTTGCCGGATTGAATAACTGGGCAAGCAAAATGTTTAATGCAGTGCCTGCAGAAAAACGAAAAGTGTTAACCGGACATGATGCTTTCGGTTATATGGCAAAACGTTACCGGATTGAATTTATTGCGCCACAAGGTATGAGCACCGAAGCAGAGCCTTCTGCCCGTCAGGTTGCCGCTATTATCAGCCAGATCCGGCGCGATCATATTAAAGCTATATTTATGGAAAACATAAAAAATCCGAAGATGGTTCAGCGTATTGCCAGCGAGACTCAAACCAAAATATCTGGTCGTCTTTATTCTGATGCACTGAGCAAAGGTGCTCCGGCAGCTACATACATTGATATGTTCCGTTATAATGTAAATGCTTTATGCAGTGCGATGAAATAAATTTACAGATAAGCATATAGTCAGTGCTGGCTATATGCTGTTTTTAATTTTGTAAAGCCTGCCGCCAGTTGTGTATATCTGTCTGGCGGTTTTGCTCAAAATTTTCCAGCATTTCCAGTTCAAAACTAGAAAAACCGGCTTGTTCCCGTGCTTCCAGATTAACATAGCCGCGAAAAATAAATAAATCATAACGACTGAGTAAGCGACGAAATAATGTCAGTGGCTCAAGTCCGCGCTGTTTACATAAATACTGATACCAGTAATTTCCCGCACGTACATGCCCTACTTCTTCACGATAGATAATATCCAATACAGCACAAGTTTCATCATCCCCTTTTTGAGCAAATTTCTTACGCATTCCGGGTGTTACATCCAGCCCTCGTGCTTCCAGTACTCTGGGTACTAAAGCCATGCGCAGTAATGGATCAAATGCAGTTTTATAAGCCATATCCCATAAATGATTATGAGCTGAAAAATCACCATAATCATATCCGGTTGCTTGCAAACGCTGACGCATAAGCTGAAAGTGTTTTGCTTCTTCAGCAGCAATCCGTACCCAGTCACGAGTGAACTCTTCCGGTAACAATCTGAATCGGTAGGCTGCGTCTAAAGCCAGATTGATTGCATTAAATTCAATATGACAAACTGCATGCAACAAAGCTGCATAACCTTCTATAGTAGTTAAATTTCTGTTTGTAACTCTGGAGGGAGGCACTAACTCAGGTTTCGGTGGATGTCCGGCCAGACGAAAATCTTTTATTTCACCTGTTTCATCCCTTCTCAGACTATTCGCAGGTGTATCTGAGCACAGTTGCTGTGCAGTTAAACTTAGCGTACATTTTTCCTCAGGCTGGCAACTTAACAAAGCAGATTCGAGTAATAAGACAATAGACATATATAGAAGTTACGTTATGGCAAAATTATGATTGAGTATACATGTCCTGTCGCTGCTAAATAAACCGCGATTTAATATGATTTAACAATTTAATGGTTTTAATCAGCTATTATGAATTACAATATCAATTTATTAATATATAAAAGGATTAAAATGTATTATTCACGCACAACAAAAGCTGTTCTTTTAACTTTGACTTTAGCAGTTTCCATTCCTGCACTAGCTGATCATAATTGGCAAACCTGTAAAGAAAAACAGCAACAGATTGAAAAACAAATGCAATATGCACAGGCTAACCATAATCAAAAGCAAATTAACCGGCTGAATGCACAAAAAGCAGACATCATTCAAAATTGCTCAAATGATGATTTACGACAAAAATACACTCAGAAAATTAATAAATTAGACAGCAAAATCAGTGAAACACAGCGTAAACTAGCCAAGGCTCAGGCTAAAGGAGATACAGAAAAAACTGCTGAATTACAAAATAAATTAAACGAAAATACATCAAAGCTTCAACAGGCTAAACAGAATTTAGCCCGTTTTGAGCAGGCTGCTAAACATTAAATGCACCAATATTGCTGATGAAAGAGCTTTTCACTTAAGGCTTTTTCATTAGCAAATTTATTTTCTGAAAATTCTTAGAAATTTTATGTAAACTAATAAGAAATCCCTATACCATCATTGATTGATATATTCGCCAGATATTTTCAAATTCCTTATTTGTTAAGACTATTGTCATTATTCATTTATTTTGTAATTATACAAACAGAGATTAATAGCTTAATTTAGTTTCATCTTTGTTCAGGAGCAGCTAAAATATCCTTTAGTAGTTCATCAAAGGAGTAATTAATGCGAATTTTGAGTAAAGCAATACTAACCGGCTTTATGACTGTCAATTTAACTCTGGCCTATGCCGGAGGTCTTGATACTCTGCAAAAATTCAATTCCGATACAGATGGTATTTCCGGTCAGTTTAGTCAGACTGTTCACAGTAAAAAGCGTACTCAAACTACTTCAGGAACATTTTCCATTCAGCGCCCGGGACTTTTCCGCTGGGAATATACACAGCCATATAAGCAAACTATTGTTGGTGATGGTAAAACTGTCTGGTTATATGATCAGGACTTAGCTCAGGTAACCAAGCGCTCTCAGAATCAGACCATTGGCGATTCTCCGGCAGCTATTCTTTCGAATAAATTAGCGTTGAATGCCAATTATACCTTGTCAGATGATGGCAGCAGTAATGGCATTGATTATGTTCGGGCCATTCCAAAACGAAGCGATACAGGCTATCAGAATATTCGTATTGGTTTTCGTGGTGACAATCTGGCCAATATGCAGCTGAAAGACAGTTTTGGTAATCTGACCAATATTACTTTCAGTCAGCTTAATACTCATCCGCAGTTTAATCGCAATCAGTTCAAATTTACACCGCCTAAAGGTGTAGATGTATTAAGCCAGTAAAATAGATTAATAGCACAACAGGCAGCCTGTACCTGCCTGTTTTATATTGCTCATTAACGGGATGTCAGCAACGATAAACGTATGAGCGTCCGTTATGAACCCCTCGGCACCAGCGCGGGCGGAACATCATCCAGTCCATATCATCATCCCATCTGCGCTGCATTGCCCAGTTCTGTGCCTGCTGCAATTTAATTTTGTTAATATAATTATTCCATGCCAGCTTGTAACAACTCTGAAAAATAGGCAAATTAACTTTTTGCCGGTATTCTTCTGCTAATTTGGCATTGGCAGGATCAGATAAAAATGTCGGGTTTTGCATTTGTTGCTGCATTAATTCAGCAGTCCGGGTATCACACTGTGCAGCCAGATCCAGTTGCAGTTTTTGCTGTGCAGCCTTTTCTGCCGCTGCACGCTCGGCCTGACGGGCAGCTTTTTGTTCAGGTGTAGCACAAGCAGCCAATGCTAAAACGACTATGCCTAAATAGCAAATTTTCCGCCAATACATACAGATTCCTTTTATCCGATTACTTTCAGATTCTTATAATTATACACTAGGACATTATGGCATTTAATTGTTATAGCCTTGATGTTTGTTTCATCGGTTTTCGTTGCCAGTATGGTTTATAAACCTGTAATGGCTGCCAGCTTAAATTTCGTTCTGATAAAATTGACTGTATTCCTCCCATCCGGTCTGTTCGTAAAAGACTAATATTTTCCTGTGCCAGCAATGCTTGCACCTGAATATGCGGATGACCGTAAGGATTAGCAAAGCCTGCACTGGCCACGGCATATTGAGGGGCAACTGTTTGGATAAAAGCAGCATCACTTGAATAACGGCTGCCATGATGACCTAAAACTAAAATCTGGCTGAACAATTTATCCCCATAAGCTTTTAGCAAGGTCTGCTCGCCTTTTTTACCTAAATCGCCGGTTATCAACACGGCTTTATCAGCACTGACTACTCTTAAAACACAGCTATAATCATTTTTTCCTTTTTTATTAGTTGCCACTGGCTGATTAAGAAATTCAAACCAGACATTGTCCCACTGCCAGTTAGCACCGGCTGTACATGGGTGGACAGGAAACTGATATGCACTGATTTGTCCGGCGATGATTTTTTTAGGTTGCAGCTGCTTTTTAATCAGTACAACACCGCCGTCATGATCAGCATCATTATGTGAGAGTACTAGCGTATCAAGTTGCCTGATACCGGCTGCGCGTAAATTAGGTAATAACACCGATTGCGCAGCGTATGCTGTACCCGTATCAAATAATAATTCATGCCCGGCCGTACTAATGTTTACAGCCAGACCTTGCCCGACGTCCCATACTCTAACTAATGCTTCACCCTGAGCAGGACGTGGCGGCTGGTAACTGAGCATTAACAATAAAATTAGCAGGCATAGCGGACGAAGATGCCAGCCTCGGGGCAGCAACATAATTAAAACAGACAGCATCGCCAATACCCACATAGCCAATGGCGCATGTGCGGGATAATATTCCGGGGCATATTTGGCTATTGTGTTCAATATCTGCATAGTTTGTTCGGTAAGATATGCAGCAAAAGTACGCAAAAAATCTAACGGAACAATCATTGATAATAATGCTATTGGTACCAGAACCAGTGTGAACCACGGAATGGCCAGAGCATTTACCAATGGCGACATGACAGGTACCGAACCAAAACAGAAAGCTACCAATACAACTGAAGCAAGTCCGGCAGCCCACTGTGCCTGCATTAACTGAAACAATTTAATTGTATGATTTACACCTTCTCCTGCCCACATCAGAACAGCAACTAACAAAAAAGAAAGCCAGAAACCAACACTAAGAACGGCCAGAGGATCAAACAGCAATACAAGTGCTATCGTCAGCCACCAAATTTGAAATGCTCGCAAATACCCCCGCCGCCACGTCAGCGCCAGAATGATAATCATTAGCATACTTCGCTGGGTCGGCACGGCAAATCCGGCCAGAGCACTGTATACAATCGCAGTAATTACCGCTGCTCCGCGTGTCAGTATCCATGGTTGTGAAATCTGAAAAGGAAGATATTGTAAGCATTTGCTGCACAACCATGCAGCAAGCATGGCTAACATCCCTACATGTAAGCCGGAAATACTGACCAGATGATTTAAACCCAAAGGACGGAATACCTGCCATGCCTCAGCCGGTAATGCAGACTGTTCACCGACTGTAAGCGCCTTTATTAATGCTACGCCCTGCGGATATATCTGAGATTGTGCTTCCCATCGGCCGCCGCACCAAATTCGCCAGCTTGTGAGCTTTTCCTTCCAGCCGGACACAGCCGGAAGTGCTTTGCGTTGACCTTTTACCACTGTAGCCTGAGCGCTGATATGATTAGCCAGTGCCCATGCTTCACGATTGAAACCAACCTTATTAGCTTCACCGATTATGGCACGAACTTTTGCTTTTATTTGCCATCGGCTGCCAGCTGTCCATTGTTGTTTTGAATAATCTGTCAGTAGCCATTGCTGCTGCCGTCCATCTGGTAATTTAACCTGTGCCACAAAACGACTGCGTTGCTGTTCATATTGAGGGATATCGCTTACAGTAAGCGTAATATTTTGCACACTTGCTTTATCAGTAAGCGGCCATTGATTTTGTAATAAATTATCCGTGCGCCATAATGCAAATATTATTCCGGCGCATAAAGCACAACCAAACAAAAAAACCAGCCAGCGCGTAAAAAATGCGAAGACTAACAAAATAAAAAAAGCATATATCCACGGTAAAATCGCTGGTGATGGCAGCAGATAAGAACCGCAAACACCCAATACCCACCACGGTAACCATCCACTGACTACGAGAGTTTTTGACATACAAGCTGCTGTTAATTTCAGATAAATATTTATTTGTAATTATCATAACCACATTATACTGAATTAATTTAAAAATGTTATTGTAATTTTTTGGCCGTAAAGCTTTTTTAATACTAGATTTATAGAAATCTGAGATGATAATAACAGGACAGATAATCATACATAAAATTAAATCAGGTAGATGAAAAATTTAATACTCAATTAACGGGTTTTATTCAGTCCTATTAAAATGGTTAAATCCTGATAAAATGAAATTCCAATATGTTATTTTTAAAATATACAGTTATTTTGCCAATCTGAATTTTCAGTATCTGTACTGTTGAATTAAATTTAATTAATCTCAGTAATGCCGCTGTGAAAACAAACAAATATGGGTATAATATAAAGTTTGATAATTTTAAGCCGGCTTTAATTAAAAGGACTTAATCACACTATGGCACAACAGCCTGCCGAGGGCGGAAAACTGAAAAAATCATTAAAGAAATACATGCTCACTGGCGTGCTGGTATGGTTACCTATTATTGTAACAATCTGGGTAATCAGCTATATCATTGGCATGGCAGATCAGCTTGTCAACATTCTGCCTGCTCACTGGCAGCCACAGGCAATATTGGGATTCAAGATTCATGGTTTAGGCTTACTGTTTGCTATCATTGTTGTATTTTTCACTGGTTTACTGGCAGCAAATATGCTCGGACGCAGAATATTCGCTGCCTGGGATGCGTTGTGGGGGCGCATTCCTGTCGTAAAAAGTATTTATTCCGGAGTCAAAAAAGTTTCTGAATCTCTATTGTCAGATTCCCGGCAGTCGTTTAAAACGCCCGTATTGGTACCCTTTCCTCAGCCGGATATCTGGACTATTGGATTCGTATCAGGTCACATACCGGATAAACTAGCATCCGCTTTACCGCACCATTCTGAAGAAGCTTCGTCAGATAATTATATTTCAGTATATGTGCCCACTACACCTAATCCGACAGGTGGTTACTATATTATGGTTAACAGTAAAGATGTCCGCGAAATTGATATGAGCGTGGATGATGCACTGAAATATGTTATTTCACTGGGTATGGTGCAGCCGGATGAACCACCGCACAACCAGTCATTACAGGCTATTTTCTCTTTACACAAACCAGCCAAACCGCATTAATGCATGATTGGCCGGAAATGATAATCCTGAATGACACAATTAACCGTAATCATAGTAACAAAGGCATCAAAATGCGAACCAACTATTGTGGCTTAATTAATGAGCAATATCTCGACCAGACTGTTACCGTAAAAGGCTGGGTACATCGCCGCCGCGATCACGGCGGTGTAATATTCATTGACCTGCGCGACCGGGAAGGTATCGTACAGGTAGTAATTGACCCGGATACACCTGAAGCTTTTACTCTGGCTGACTCTGCCCGTAACGAATATGTACTAAGTATTACCGGTCGTGTACGTGCACGTCCTGAAGGTACCAAAAACGATAAAATGATTTCCGGCGGTATTGAACTATTAGCCAAAGAAATTGACATACTCAATACTGCTGCCACCCCACCATTTTTAATTGATGACGAAAGCATCAGTGAAAATGTACGTCTGACTAACCGCGTAATTGATTTGCGTCGTCCGGTTATGCAAAATAATCTACGACTGCGCTATCGTGTTGCTATGGCTGTTCGCCGATATCTGGACAGTCAGGGATTTATAGATATCGAAACACCGATGTTAACCCGCTCTACTCCTGAAGGTGCACGGGACTATCTCGTACCCAGCCGTGTATTTCCAGGTGAATTCTTTGCGTTACCGCAGTCTCCGCAGCTATTCAAACAGCTACTGATGGTGGCAGGATTTGACCGCTATTACCAGATTGTAAAATGTTTCCGTGATGAAGACCTGCGTGCTGACCGTCAGCCGGAATTTACTCAGATAGACCTTGAAACTTCGTTTTTAAGTGAAAACGAAATCATGGATATCACTGAAAACATGGTTAAGCTGGTTTTTCAGGAAGCTCTGGCTGTAGATTTACCTGTTTTCCCGCGCATGAGCTGGCATGAAGCTATGTTCCTGTATGGTTCGGATAAACCGGATTTGCGCGTAAATCTGCAATTTACCGAATTAACCGATTTGATGAAAACGGAAGAGTTTAAAGTATTTCGTGCGGCCGCCGATATGAAAAACGGCCGTGTTGTTGCCTTGCGTGTACCTAATGGTGCCAGCCTGAGCCGCAAGGAAATAGATACCTATACAGAATTTGTTGGTATTTATGGTGCAAAAGGTCTGGCGTATATCAAAGTAAATGACATTAGCAAAGTAAATAATACAGAAGATAGCGGTTTGCAATCTCCGATTGTGAAATTCCTTTCTGATCGTGCTTTGCAGTCTATTATTGAGAAAACCGGCGCACAAAATGGCGATATCATTTTCTTCGGTGCTGATAAAGCCAAAGTGGTTAACGAAGCTATTGGCGCACTGCGCGTTAAAATCGGTCACGAGCATGGTGCTGCTAACGGCTATTTTGCTGACGAATGGCGTCCATTATGGGTAGTTGATTTCCCGATGTTCGAATATGATGAAGAAGAACAACGCTGGTCTGCTATGCATCATCCTTTTACTGCACCTAAGGCCGGTCATGAGGATTTACTGGTATCTGCACCGGATCAGTGTATTGCCCGTGCTTATGATATGGTGCTAAATGGCTGGGAAATCGGTGGAGGCTCTATTCGTATTCATCGTGCAGATATTCAAGAGAAAGTATTTGCTGCACTGAAAATCACTCCAGAAGAGCAACAGAATAAATTCGGTTTTCTGCTGAACAACCTGAAATTCGGTGCTCCTCCGCATGGAGGTCTGGCGTTTGGTCTGGACCGACTGGTAACCCTGATGGCTGGTGCTGATTCCATTCGTGATGTTATCGCATTCCCGAAAACTCAGCGTTCGCAGGATTTACTGGTAGATGCACCAAATCATGTTGACGAAAAACAATTGCGTGAGCTTGGCCTGCGTTTACGTCAAAAAGTTCAGACTGAAGAGAAAAATTAATTTATTCTTTTGATAAAAAACTGCCTGATAAAATTTATCAGGCAGTTTTTTATCCTTTAGGCAAAGTACTATTTATAAATTAAATTTAATCAGCGTCTCTTTAGCCAGACACCAGATTCGATATGCGGTGTGAAAGGAAACTGATCAAACATGGCGGCCTGTTTAACGCTATGAGTAGCTAATAATGTTTGCAGATTTTCGTGCAAAGTGACCGGATTACAGGATACATAAATAATGTTATCAAATTTCTGTAACAACTTAAGAGTGTCATGATCAATACCGGCTCTCGGAGGGTCCACAAAAACCGTACTGAACTGATAATCAGCCAGATTAATCTGCTCGCTGGCCAATCGCCGGAAAGTTCGGATGCCTGTAAATGCTTCTGTAAATTCTTCTGCCGAAAGTCGTGCTAATGCAATATTATTGATATGATTATTTTCAATATTCCAATGCGCTGCCTGTACAGAAGTTTTTGATACTTCTGTAGCCAGAACTTTGTGAAATTGGCGGGACAGCGGCAAAGTAAAATTACCATTACCACAATAAAGCTCCAGTAGATCTCCACCATTGATCGATTGAGCAACATCAACAGCCCAACCCAGCATCGACTGACAAACTTCTGCATTCGGCTGAGTAAAACCACCTTCAAACTGTTTATACTCAAAGATTTCATTATGAACTTTTAAGCGTTCAATAACATAATCGCGTTCCAGAACTACCTTCTGCCCACGGCTGCGTCCCAAGATCTGAATGTTCAGTTCGGTGGCCAGCGATTTAGCTGACTGAGCCCAGACATCATCCAGTTTTTTATGATAAATCAGAGTAACCAGCGTATCGCCAGCCAGTGTTGTTAAAAATTCAACTTGAAATAAGCGTGTTTTTAACTCTTCTCTGGCCTGTATTTTGCTCAGTAAAACAGGCATCAATGAGTTAATATTTTCATGAGCTATGGCAAAATCACGTATTTTACATACATTACCGGAACTGGCTTTTTCTCCAGGGGTAAACATAGCATAACTACAGCTGTCTCCTTCATGCCAGATACGAAATTCCGCACGCATCCGGTAATGAGAAGCCGGAGAAGTGAAAATCTGTATTGGCGGAAAAGCACAGTCTGCAAATAGTTGCTCTAGATAGTGCTGTTTATCAGATAATTGTTGCTGGTAAGTAATACCGGTCATATAGTTATCAGCCAAAGCAAAAAGGGCTTATTATATCAAACCCCGTTCTGTTCCCGTACATCGCGCAGAATTTGCCGGCCATAATCATCTGCAGCAATCATATCCGCAATTGTTTTTGCAGTATCTTCAGCACTTTGCAACTGATTTTTATCCTTTAAGCCAATAAAATTTTGTACCAGGGGAAATTTATCAGCATCGGCAGAACGGATATTTTGCTGCATATTGGTATCAACAATACCGGGAGCAATACTGGCAATACGTACATGCGGATGTTGTTCAGCCGCTACTACTGCTGCGTGCTGATCCAGTGCCGCCTTAGTAGCTCCATATACGCTCCAGCCTGCTACCGGATGCCGTCCGGCACCACTACTGATATGCGCAATGCGAATTTCAGCTTTCGGAGCAGCGGCAATCACCGCATTAGTTAATAGTAATGGTGCAGTAATATTTACAGTTACTGCTTTAATAATTGCATCACAATCCTGCTGGCCTATTATTGAATTCGGCTCTACCATACCAGCGTTGTTTATCAGAATAATTTCATTTTTATTTTCAAGACCACTTTGCCAGCTGGCTGACCGGATTAATGTCGCCATAGCATCAGCATCAGAAAAATCAATTGAATATTCCAGTAATTTTTCCGGCGGATTATCCCAGCCATGCCGTGATAGACCGACAACTTTAACTTCTTTGGTCAGGTAATATTCTGTCAGAGCCCGTCCTAACCCCCGACTATGACCAGTAATAATTACACAACATTGCATATTAAATTCCCTTTTTCAAAAATTATCTGAGCTTCTAGCCAGATAGTAATCATACACTTTACTTATGCAGTAAAAAATTAGATTTTAATTCGTTTAAATATAAACTTGATTTACGGAGAAATTGACATTATTAAGTTAAGTATTATCATGAAATGTAAATTTTATGCCTGTTATTTAAAGGAAATTTTTATGTCGCTAAGCATTATTCGTCATGATTGGTCCCTACCAGAGGTTATCAAATTATTTCAACTGCCATTTAATGATCTGATATTTAAAGCACAAACAATACACCGACAATTTTTTGATGCCAATAAAGTGCAAATTTCAACTTTACTATCCATAAAAACTGGTGCTTGTCCGGAAGACTGTAAATATTGCCCCCAGTCAGTCCATTACGATACCGGTCTGGAAAAAGAAAAATTGCTTGAAGTTCAAAAAGTAATTGAAAAAGCCAAGGCTGCAAAAGCAATCGGTTCAACACGTTTCTGTATGGGCGCTGCCTGGAAGCATCCTACTGCCAGAGATATGCC includes these proteins:
- a CDS encoding ferritin-like domain-containing protein translates to MSIVLLLESALLSCQPEEKCTLSLTAQQLCSDTPANSLRRDETGEIKDFRLAGHPPKPELVPPSRVTNRNLTTIEGYAALLHAVCHIEFNAINLALDAAYRFRLLPEEFTRDWVRIAAEEAKHFQLMRQRLQATGYDYGDFSAHNHLWDMAYKTAFDPLLRMALVPRVLEARGLDVTPGMRKKFAQKGDDETCAVLDIIYREEVGHVRAGNYWYQYLCKQRGLEPLTLFRRLLSRYDLFIFRGYVNLEAREQAGFSSFELEMLENFEQNRQTDIHNWRQALQN
- the lolA gene encoding outer membrane lipoprotein chaperone LolA, whose translation is MRILSKAILTGFMTVNLTLAYAGGLDTLQKFNSDTDGISGQFSQTVHSKKRTQTTSGTFSIQRPGLFRWEYTQPYKQTIVGDGKTVWLYDQDLAQVTKRSQNQTIGDSPAAILSNKLALNANYTLSDDGSSNGIDYVRAIPKRSDTGYQNIRIGFRGDNLANMQLKDSFGNLTNITFSQLNTHPQFNRNQFKFTPPKGVDVLSQ
- a CDS encoding DUF1090 domain-containing protein; its protein translation is MYYSRTTKAVLLTLTLAVSIPALADHNWQTCKEKQQQIEKQMQYAQANHNQKQINRLNAQKADIIQNCSNDDLRQKYTQKINKLDSKISETQRKLAKAQAKGDTEKTAELQNKLNENTSKLQQAKQNLARFEQAAKH
- a CDS encoding metal ABC transporter ATP-binding protein is translated as MSIQLENVTVSYRHRPAIHHINIDFNMNEMWAIFGPNGAGKSTLLKAIMHLVRPDSGQISWGKLQRSDIAYLPQQSDIDRSQPMSVFELVAMGLWYETGFFASISKAMYQRIFNVLNQVGMLQYKDRSIAQLSNGQFQRILLARMLIQNASVLLLDEPFNAVDASTTFALLDILKTYQQQQKCTVITVLHDYEQVQAYFPNTLLIAREKIAAGKTDKVITENNLQKAAAAMQQYEQNQWCDR
- a CDS encoding metal ABC transporter permease, which translates into the protein MNIVHLLTEPFADYDFMRYALCSIVFLALGTAPVGVFLMMRRMSLVGDALGHAILPGAAAGYMIAGLSLPAMSLGGFIAGLLMALLAGLASRFADVREDASFAAFFLTCLALGVVLVSRGGNSVDLLNLLFGSILSVDRAALTLVAVVSSITMLVLAVIYRPLMLESIDPLFLRAVNGKGTLWHIIFLILVVLNLVAGFQALGTLMSVGLMMLPAISARLWHKTMGGMMTIAAGIAIVCGFIGLLLSYYIDLPSGPAIILCCGFVYILSLFIGCENGILWWLYKRHRHHIT
- a CDS encoding metal ABC transporter substrate-binding protein, yielding MKRGLFICLLTLFLTGLASIIHAAPLPVITSFSILGDVTRQIGGERVQVRSLIGTDQDAHMYQLVSKDLRDMRTAKLILLNGLGLEPLALQRAAQQSRVPLFTVTQNIKPLMLADDGHGHHQHTDPHVWNDPVLMQIYARNIANALISVDPQGKAYYQQRLTAYQQQLAGLNNWASKMFNAVPAEKRKVLTGHDAFGYMAKRYRIEFIAPQGMSTEAEPSARQVAAIISQIRRDHIKAIFMENIKNPKMVQRIASETQTKISGRLYSDALSKGAPAATYIDMFRYNVNALCSAMK